A stretch of the Clostridium fungisolvens genome encodes the following:
- a CDS encoding ABC transporter permease yields the protein MITVKKAHKTSNQKKFSIPNKYKLFLIALPFLILTFLFSYLPLHGWLYSFYDYRPGIPLSKSEFVGLRWFKSIFANPVQTKEVLRVMKNTIAISSINIVTSVFPVIFAILLTEIRKERFKKTVQVLTTIPNFISWVLVYSVAFTLFSVDNGLINHLLMNLHIIKTPINFLASDNHTWLNMTLWSIWKGLGWGAIMYLAAITGIDQELYDAAKVDGCGRFKLIWHITVPGIMPTYFVLLLLSIANFINNGMDQYFVFQNAINKEHIEVLDLYVYNIGMVGANFSFSTAISMLKSIISVFLLFVANSMSKLFRGETII from the coding sequence ATGATAACGGTTAAAAAAGCTCATAAAACATCAAATCAAAAGAAGTTTTCAATTCCTAATAAGTATAAACTGTTTCTTATAGCATTGCCATTCTTAATCTTAACATTTTTGTTTTCGTATTTACCGCTTCATGGCTGGTTGTATTCTTTTTATGATTATAGGCCTGGAATACCATTAAGTAAGTCAGAGTTTGTTGGGCTTAGATGGTTTAAATCAATCTTTGCAAATCCTGTACAGACTAAAGAAGTTTTAAGAGTTATGAAAAATACAATTGCAATAAGCAGCATTAACATTGTAACTTCTGTATTTCCTGTTATTTTTGCAATATTACTTACAGAGATAAGGAAGGAAAGATTCAAAAAAACTGTACAAGTTTTAACCACAATACCAAATTTTATAAGTTGGGTTTTAGTTTACTCAGTAGCTTTTACATTATTTTCAGTGGATAACGGGCTAATAAATCACTTACTTATGAATCTTCATATTATCAAGACTCCAATAAATTTCTTGGCTTCTGATAATCACACATGGTTAAATATGACACTTTGGAGTATATGGAAAGGACTTGGATGGGGAGCCATTATGTACCTAGCAGCAATAACTGGTATAGATCAAGAGTTATATGATGCAGCAAAGGTTGATGGATGCGGAAGATTTAAATTGATATGGCATATAACAGTTCCTGGAATTATGCCAACATACTTTGTTCTACTGCTACTATCTATAGCAAACTTTATAAATAATGGTATGGATCAATACTTTGTATTTCAGAATGCAATAAATAAAGAACATATTGAAGTGTTAGATCTTTACGTTTACAACATAGGAATGGTAGGTGCAAACTTCTCATTCTCAACTGCAATAAGTATGTTAAAGTCTATAATAAGCGTGTTCTTATTATTCGTAGCAAATAGCATGTCTAAGTTATTTAGAGGAGAAACAATAATTTAA
- a CDS encoding carbohydrate ABC transporter permease, with product MRTHSKNLSDTIVNILIYIFFIAFTLICIFPFYYLFINTISNNDLSSKGLINFIPKGIHFTNYLQVLKIRGLGQAAFITLSRTVIGTALTVFASAFLGFLFTKKEMWGRKFWYRFVIITMYFNAGIMPWYITMMNLKLTNNFLAYVLPSIISPFNIILVKTFIEGIPESLQEAAEIDGAGLYTIFFKIVMPLIKPILATITIFSAVGQWNSFTDTLFLVTDSKLFTLQFVLYKYLNEASSLAALIKNSQSGIAAANIANMQTATSVRMTVSMIVVIPILFVYPYFQRHFVKGVMIGAVKG from the coding sequence ATGAGAACCCATTCAAAGAATTTATCTGATACAATAGTTAATATATTGATTTATATATTTTTTATAGCATTTACCTTAATATGCATATTTCCATTCTATTATTTATTTATAAACACAATAAGCAATAATGATTTGAGTAGTAAAGGGCTCATAAACTTTATCCCTAAAGGAATACATTTTACAAATTATCTACAAGTTCTAAAGATTAGAGGCCTTGGGCAAGCTGCTTTTATTACACTAAGCAGAACTGTAATAGGAACAGCACTTACAGTATTTGCATCTGCATTTTTAGGTTTTTTATTTACGAAAAAAGAAATGTGGGGTAGGAAGTTCTGGTATAGGTTTGTAATAATAACAATGTATTTTAATGCTGGAATTATGCCTTGGTATATAACAATGATGAATCTAAAACTTACAAATAATTTCTTGGCTTACGTTTTGCCAAGCATTATATCACCATTCAATATTATACTTGTAAAGACTTTTATTGAAGGAATACCAGAATCTCTTCAAGAAGCAGCAGAAATAGATGGAGCAGGACTTTATACTATTTTTTTTAAGATAGTAATGCCTCTAATAAAACCAATTCTTGCAACTATAACAATATTCTCTGCAGTTGGTCAGTGGAATTCTTTTACAGATACACTTTTTCTTGTAACTGATTCAAAATTATTTACTTTGCAATTTGTTCTTTATAAATATTTAAATGAGGCTTCTTCACTAGCAGCACTTATAAAGAATAGTCAAAGTGGAATAGCAGCTGCAAATATAGCTAATATGCAAACTGCCACATCTGTAAGAATGACAGTTTCAATGATTGTTGTTATACCAATATTATTTGTATATCCATATTTCCAAAGACACTTTGTAAAAGGTGTAATGATTGGTGCTGTAAAGGGTTAA
- a CDS encoding extracellular solute-binding protein, producing MKRGLSKNIGKAVALATAITTMSFGMVGCSSDTKKDASNSDLEKIDVFSMSANFAGEQSGWFGKVVKDKFGLDMNIISSNLQGGDSKFATMMASGNLGDIVVFGADDQKYRDAIKAGLLLDWTKDGLLDKYGTHIKEFQKAIEKNKTNFGDGKAVYGLGSSVSTMPATTPSEGTELAYGPHLRWDLYEKLGKPTINTMEDYLPVLKKMQEATPKSDSGKPTYAFSMWSDWDGNMMMIAKQFACMQGYDELGFLLVHGNEEKYQDILDPNGYYLRSLKLYYNANKMGLVDPDSISQKYDDAANKMKDGQVLFSWFPFYSTGYNTQERVNKGQGFKLVPFTDEKDYSNGFANYGNSQVIAIGSKAKNPEKIMKFIDWLYSPEGIMTSTNGPKGLTWDLKDGKPVLTDFGKKVVPSTSSDVISDQYGGGAYKDGVNALNFVTVNANSINPETKEPYNWQLWSSTTNDNVSTLDKNWRAAMNANNDKDYFIKNNKIVVNPVTNISSDAMDTATQQKLGQIATVIKQDSWKMIFAKSDAEFQSIQKDMIEKSKGLGYDDVVKFDQKQAERIFAARKTLK from the coding sequence ATGAAGAGAGGTTTAAGCAAAAATATTGGAAAAGCAGTAGCTTTAGCTACAGCAATCACAACTATGTCTTTTGGTATGGTTGGATGTTCAAGTGATACTAAAAAAGATGCCAGTAACAGTGATCTAGAAAAAATTGATGTTTTCTCTATGAGTGCAAACTTTGCTGGTGAGCAAAGTGGATGGTTTGGGAAGGTTGTAAAAGATAAGTTTGGTTTAGATATGAATATTATTTCTTCAAACCTTCAAGGTGGAGATAGTAAATTTGCCACAATGATGGCTTCAGGTAACTTAGGAGACATAGTAGTATTCGGTGCTGACGATCAAAAGTATAGAGATGCGATAAAAGCAGGTCTTTTATTAGACTGGACTAAGGATGGTCTTTTGGATAAGTATGGAACTCATATTAAAGAATTCCAAAAGGCTATTGAAAAGAATAAGACAAATTTTGGTGATGGAAAAGCTGTGTATGGCCTTGGAAGCTCAGTTTCTACAATGCCAGCTACCACTCCTTCAGAAGGAACTGAATTGGCTTATGGACCTCATCTACGTTGGGACTTGTATGAAAAATTAGGTAAGCCAACAATAAACACAATGGAAGATTACCTACCAGTACTTAAAAAGATGCAAGAAGCAACTCCAAAGAGTGATTCAGGAAAACCAACATATGCATTTTCAATGTGGAGTGATTGGGATGGAAATATGATGATGATAGCAAAGCAGTTCGCATGTATGCAAGGCTATGATGAATTAGGATTTTTACTAGTTCATGGTAACGAAGAAAAGTATCAAGATATATTAGATCCAAACGGTTACTATCTAAGATCTTTAAAGCTTTATTATAATGCTAATAAGATGGGCTTAGTAGATCCAGACTCAATTTCCCAAAAGTATGATGATGCTGCTAACAAAATGAAGGATGGTCAAGTATTATTCTCATGGTTCCCATTCTACAGCACTGGATATAATACTCAAGAAAGAGTAAATAAAGGACAAGGCTTTAAGCTTGTACCATTTACAGATGAAAAGGATTATTCAAATGGTTTTGCTAATTATGGTAATAGTCAAGTAATAGCAATAGGTTCTAAAGCTAAAAATCCAGAAAAGATAATGAAGTTTATAGATTGGTTATACTCACCAGAAGGTATTATGACAAGTACTAATGGACCTAAGGGTTTAACTTGGGACCTAAAGGATGGCAAGCCAGTATTAACTGATTTTGGTAAGAAAGTTGTTCCTTCTACAAGTTCAGATGTTATTTCTGATCAATATGGTGGTGGAGCATATAAAGATGGTGTAAATGCTCTTAACTTCGTAACAGTAAATGCAAACTCTATAAATCCTGAAACTAAGGAACCTTATAACTGGCAATTATGGTCATCAACAACTAACGATAATGTATCAACTCTTGATAAAAACTGGAGAGCAGCTATGAATGCTAACAATGATAAAGATTACTTTATTAAAAATAATAAGATTGTTGTTAATCCAGTAACTAATATTAGTAGTGATGCTATGGATACAGCTACTCAACAAAAATTAGGTCAAATTGCTACAGTTATAAAGCAAGATTCTTGGAAAATGATATTTGCAAAGAGTGATGCTGAATTCCAATCAATACAAAAAGATATGATCGAGAAGTCTAAGGGCTTAGGTTATGATGATGTTGTTAAGTTTGATCAAAAACAAGCAGAAAGAATATTTGCTGCAAGAAAAACTTTAAAGTAG
- the yicI gene encoding alpha-xylosidase, producing the protein MKFSNGCWLNRDGVTTYSPAEAYDIKVKDDSVIVYAPCNKINHRGDTLGGPVITVKLSSPMEDVIRVQLYHYMGINKKALEFEIQDQGNIVKISEDDQVVKLKSGDLSVSIDKTSGWQMNFFNKDEKLTGTGFRDMAYVKTNDEGVFMREQLSLSVGELVYGLGERFTPFVKNGQVVDIWNKDGGTSTEQSYKNIPFYMTNKGYGVLVNHPENVSFEVGSEKVTRVQFSVEGEYLEYFIVNGPSMKKVLENYTTLTGKPALPPAWSFGLWLTTSFTTNYDEATVTSFVDGMKERDIPLHVFHFDCFWMKEFNWCDFKWDTRVFPDPVNMLKRLKDKGLKICVWINPYIAQASELFEEAMENGYLIKRANGDVWQWDMWQPAMGIVDFTNPKACEWFQSKLQALVDMGVDSFKTDFGERIPTDVVYYDGSDPKKMHNYYTYLYNKVVFELLEKNFGKGKATLFARSATVGGQKFPVHWGGDCSSDYESMAESLRGGLSLTLSGFGFWSHDIGGFESTSTADVYKRWAAFGLLSTHSRLHGSHSYRVPWVYDEESCDVVRFFSKLKCSLMPYIFTQANNTSYTGVPMMRAMVLEYQDDPATHYLDRQYMLGDSLLVAPVFSEDGTVSYYLPKGTWTNFITNEVVEGGVWRSEKHDYLSIPLMAKENSLIPVGSNTSKPDYEYADDVTLHLFNLKDGKTATTKLLNLESQPVFSVTAKREKDIISIEIEGEHKPFSILLRGINRINEAEEASIDKSNLGVRVLINKDINKLTIRL; encoded by the coding sequence ATGAAATTTAGTAATGGTTGCTGGCTTAATAGAGATGGTGTAACAACCTACAGTCCTGCTGAGGCTTATGATATTAAAGTGAAAGATGATTCAGTAATTGTATATGCACCATGTAATAAGATTAATCATAGAGGTGATACTTTAGGAGGACCTGTTATTACTGTAAAATTATCTTCACCAATGGAAGATGTTATAAGAGTTCAACTATATCATTATATGGGTATTAATAAAAAAGCTCTTGAATTTGAGATACAAGATCAAGGTAATATAGTGAAGATTAGTGAGGATGATCAAGTAGTAAAACTTAAATCGGGAGACTTAAGCGTAAGTATAGATAAGACTTCTGGGTGGCAGATGAACTTTTTTAACAAAGATGAGAAGTTAACTGGTACAGGCTTTAGAGATATGGCTTATGTTAAAACTAACGATGAGGGAGTATTTATGAGAGAGCAGCTTAGCCTTTCAGTAGGAGAGCTTGTATACGGATTAGGAGAAAGATTTACGCCATTTGTAAAAAATGGACAGGTGGTAGATATATGGAACAAAGATGGAGGAACTAGCACAGAACAATCCTATAAGAATATACCTTTTTATATGACTAATAAGGGCTATGGAGTATTAGTAAACCACCCTGAAAATGTATCCTTTGAGGTTGGCTCTGAGAAGGTAACAAGGGTACAATTTAGCGTTGAAGGTGAATACTTAGAGTATTTTATAGTAAATGGACCATCTATGAAAAAGGTTCTTGAAAACTATACTACTCTTACAGGAAAGCCAGCATTGCCACCAGCTTGGTCTTTTGGATTATGGCTTACAACTTCCTTTACAACAAACTATGATGAAGCTACTGTAACTAGTTTTGTTGATGGAATGAAGGAACGAGATATTCCTCTTCATGTGTTCCATTTTGATTGTTTCTGGATGAAGGAATTTAATTGGTGTGATTTTAAATGGGATACTAGAGTGTTTCCAGATCCAGTAAATATGCTTAAGCGATTAAAAGATAAGGGTTTAAAAATATGCGTGTGGATTAACCCATATATAGCACAGGCTTCAGAGCTTTTTGAAGAGGCAATGGAAAATGGATATTTAATAAAAAGAGCAAATGGAGATGTATGGCAATGGGATATGTGGCAGCCAGCTATGGGAATAGTTGATTTCACTAACCCTAAAGCATGTGAGTGGTTCCAAAGTAAACTGCAAGCTCTTGTAGATATGGGAGTAGATAGCTTTAAGACTGATTTTGGAGAAAGAATTCCAACGGATGTAGTTTATTATGACGGTTCTGATCCTAAAAAGATGCATAACTACTATACTTATTTATATAATAAGGTAGTTTTCGAACTCTTAGAAAAGAATTTCGGAAAAGGAAAGGCAACTTTGTTTGCAAGGTCAGCTACAGTAGGAGGACAAAAGTTCCCAGTTCATTGGGGCGGAGATTGTTCTTCTGACTATGAATCTATGGCAGAAAGCTTAAGAGGTGGTTTATCGCTAACCTTATCAGGGTTTGGTTTCTGGAGTCATGATATTGGAGGATTTGAAAGCACTTCTACAGCAGATGTGTACAAGAGATGGGCGGCATTTGGTCTTCTTTCTACTCACAGCCGTTTACATGGCAGTCATTCCTATAGAGTACCTTGGGTTTATGATGAAGAATCTTGTGATGTAGTTAGGTTTTTCAGCAAACTAAAATGTAGCTTAATGCCTTATATTTTCACTCAAGCAAACAATACTTCATATACGGGTGTTCCTATGATGAGAGCAATGGTTCTTGAATATCAAGACGATCCGGCAACTCATTATTTAGATAGACAGTACATGCTTGGTGATTCACTTTTAGTTGCTCCAGTGTTTAGTGAAGATGGAACAGTTTCGTACTATCTTCCTAAAGGAACTTGGACTAACTTCATAACAAACGAAGTTGTTGAAGGTGGAGTGTGGAGAAGTGAAAAACATGATTATTTAAGTATACCTTTAATGGCTAAAGAAAATAGTTTGATTCCAGTAGGAAGTAATACAAGTAAGCCAGATTACGAATATGCTGATGATGTTACGTTACACTTATTTAACCTTAAAGATGGAAAAACAGCAACAACTAAGCTACTTAATTTAGAAAGTCAACCGGTATTCTCAGTAACAGCTAAACGAGAAAAGGATATTATCAGTATCGAAATAGAAGGAGAACATAAGCCTTTTAGCATTCTTCTAAGAGGAATAAATAGGATTAATGAAGCAGAAGAGGCTTCAATTGATAAGAGCAATTTAGGTGTACGAGTTTTAATAAATAAAGATATAAACAAACTTACAATAAGATTATAG
- a CDS encoding beta-glucosidase family protein encodes MNELNQSVNKKIKEIIEEMTLEEKVSMIHGNGLFRTEAVKRLGIPALTMSDGPMGVRKDYKNDKWEDIGNTYDYSTYFPSNMALASTWNPDKAYEFGTSIGAEARARGKDVILGPGINIIRTPLCGRNFEYMSEDPHLISKMAVPFIKGVQTKDTAACVKHFAANNQEYERLNINVEMDDRALHEIYLPGFKAAVKEGNSYTIMGAYNKIRGEYCCESDYLINDILRKQWGYDGVVISDWGAVHNTETAAKYGIDIEMSVTDNFNEYFLADPLIEKVKAGLIDEKFIDEKVERILKLMFKLNVFSEKRVRGKYNALEHREAALNVARESIVLLKNHDNVLPLKDDKVKSLAVIGENADKQHSNGGGSAEIKALYEYTPLMGIKMRVGGNTKVQYAKGYSKDESLKSDLLNEAVKLAENSDEVIIVVGLDHDFDVEGKDREDLNLPYNQDELVKAVLEVKPNAIVVNISGSPVFMEQWIDEAKAVVHSFYAGMEGGYALAEVLFGDVNPSGKLPVTFPKALSDSPAHCIGDFPGVETVEYKESIFVGYRYFDSRGIEPRFEFGHGLSYTKFQYSDLTLIVDNSEEINIELSFNITNTGGTSGAEIAQVYVSDLESSLIRPKKELKAFEKVFLEIGETKLVKLSLNKEDLSFYNDKENKWVCEAGEFKILVGSSSSDIKLERIFTV; translated from the coding sequence ATGAACGAATTAAATCAGTCAGTAAATAAAAAAATAAAAGAAATTATTGAAGAGATGACCTTAGAAGAAAAGGTATCAATGATTCATGGCAATGGTCTTTTTAGAACAGAGGCTGTTAAAAGATTAGGCATTCCTGCTTTAACTATGTCTGATGGACCAATGGGAGTTAGAAAAGACTATAAAAATGATAAATGGGAAGATATCGGAAATACCTATGATTACTCAACATATTTTCCATCAAACATGGCGTTAGCATCTACTTGGAATCCAGATAAAGCATATGAGTTTGGAACTTCAATAGGAGCAGAAGCAAGAGCAAGAGGAAAAGATGTAATATTAGGTCCTGGAATAAATATAATAAGAACACCTCTTTGCGGTAGAAACTTTGAATATATGAGTGAAGACCCACATTTAATTTCAAAGATGGCAGTACCTTTCATAAAAGGTGTTCAGACAAAGGATACAGCTGCATGTGTAAAGCATTTTGCAGCTAATAATCAAGAGTATGAGAGACTTAATATAAATGTAGAAATGGATGATAGAGCGCTTCATGAAATATATCTTCCTGGTTTTAAAGCTGCTGTTAAAGAGGGAAACTCATATACAATAATGGGTGCTTACAACAAAATCAGAGGAGAATACTGTTGTGAAAGTGATTATCTTATTAATGACATTCTAAGAAAACAATGGGGTTATGATGGCGTAGTTATATCTGACTGGGGAGCTGTTCATAATACTGAAACTGCTGCAAAATATGGAATAGATATAGAAATGAGCGTAACAGATAATTTCAATGAATACTTCTTAGCAGATCCATTGATTGAAAAAGTAAAAGCTGGATTGATTGATGAAAAGTTTATAGATGAAAAAGTAGAAAGAATATTGAAGTTAATGTTTAAGTTAAATGTATTTTCTGAAAAGAGAGTAAGAGGGAAATACAATGCTCTTGAACATAGAGAAGCTGCTTTGAATGTAGCAAGAGAATCAATAGTTTTATTGAAAAATCATGATAATGTATTGCCGCTTAAGGATGATAAAGTAAAGTCTCTAGCAGTTATAGGAGAAAATGCTGATAAACAACATTCAAATGGTGGAGGAAGTGCTGAGATAAAAGCATTGTATGAATATACACCACTCATGGGGATTAAGATGAGAGTTGGCGGTAATACAAAGGTGCAATATGCAAAGGGATACTCAAAAGATGAATCTTTAAAATCAGATTTATTAAATGAAGCAGTAAAGTTAGCTGAAAATTCTGATGAAGTGATTATAGTTGTTGGTTTAGATCATGACTTTGATGTTGAAGGAAAAGATAGAGAGGATTTAAATCTTCCATATAATCAAGATGAATTAGTTAAAGCAGTATTAGAAGTTAAGCCAAATGCTATAGTTGTAAACATAAGTGGTTCACCAGTATTTATGGAACAGTGGATTGATGAAGCTAAAGCAGTAGTACATTCTTTCTACGCTGGAATGGAAGGTGGATATGCACTGGCTGAAGTTTTATTCGGTGATGTAAATCCTTCTGGAAAACTTCCAGTAACTTTTCCTAAAGCACTATCTGATTCACCTGCACATTGTATTGGTGATTTTCCAGGGGTAGAAACTGTAGAATACAAGGAAAGTATATTTGTTGGCTATAGGTATTTTGATTCAAGGGGTATTGAACCAAGGTTTGAGTTCGGGCATGGATTATCCTATACTAAGTTTCAATACAGTGATTTGACGCTAATAGTTGATAACTCAGAAGAAATCAATATCGAATTAAGTTTTAATATAACAAATACTGGAGGAACTTCAGGAGCTGAGATAGCACAAGTTTATGTATCTGATCTGGAATCGTCGTTAATAAGACCTAAGAAAGAATTAAAAGCTTTCGAGAAAGTGTTCTTAGAAATTGGTGAAACGAAACTAGTTAAATTAAGCCTTAATAAAGAAGACTTATCATTCTATAATGATAAAGAAAATAAATGGGTATGTGAAGCTGGAGAATTTAAAATCCTTGTGGGAAGTTCTTCAAGTGATATAAAGCTAGAGAGGATATTTACTGTATAG
- a CDS encoding beta-galactosidase, translating to MINEKLPFMFYGGDYNPDQWPEEVLEEDIRLFKKADINVVTLPVFSWAKLQPSEEVYDFQWLDKIMDKLAENGLYVCLATSTAAQPAWMSKKYPEMLPVDFDGRKRKHGGRVNFCPTSEIYKDMSTKLTRKLAERYKDHPSLLLWHIGNEYGNYCYCDHCEEQFRIWLKKRYGTIENLNRAWNMSFWGHTVYEFDEIVVPSGISEMWRDNGRDRSNFQGISLDYHRFMSEAIFKCYLEEYKIIKEITPDLYVTTNLMGTFKPLDYFKWAEKMDVISWDNYPQLIDPMYVTALRHDLMRGLKDGKPFMLMEQTPSQQNWQPYNGLKRPGVMRLQSYQAVAHGADTVMFFQLRRSIGACEKYHGAVIEHVGHENTRVFRECTKLGEELNALKDKIIDSRIEAKVAIVFDWENWWAVELSSGPTIELNYIKQIEKYYKAFHDKNIAIDFVKSEADFSKYDVVIAPLLYMVKKGVADNIENFVENGGTFITTFFSGIVNENDLVTLGGYPGELRKVLGIWVEEIDALFPHMKNSIKVVNKAINLSNEYSCGMLCDILHLEGAEAIALYGSDFYKDSPVLTENKFGKGKAYYIASDPEELFIKDFIGHVCNEKNISSSFENIEGVEITERVKHDRKYIFILNHNEYSVELKLNKNAYVDLLTGDKKCESVTINSKDLLILEDKI from the coding sequence ATGATAAATGAAAAATTGCCATTTATGTTTTATGGTGGAGATTACAATCCTGACCAATGGCCAGAAGAGGTTCTTGAAGAGGATATAAGATTATTTAAAAAAGCTGATATTAATGTAGTTACTTTACCAGTGTTTAGCTGGGCAAAGCTACAGCCTTCAGAAGAAGTATATGATTTTCAGTGGTTAGATAAGATTATGGATAAGCTTGCTGAAAATGGCTTATATGTGTGTCTAGCGACTTCTACAGCTGCACAACCTGCATGGATGTCTAAAAAGTATCCAGAAATGCTGCCAGTTGATTTTGATGGAAGGAAGAGAAAGCACGGGGGAAGAGTTAACTTTTGTCCAACCAGTGAGATATATAAGGATATGTCTACAAAACTAACTAGAAAACTTGCTGAGAGATATAAAGATCATCCAAGTTTATTATTATGGCATATTGGCAATGAGTATGGAAATTACTGCTATTGCGATCATTGTGAGGAACAATTTAGAATTTGGCTTAAGAAAAGATATGGAACTATTGAGAATTTAAATAGAGCTTGGAATATGAGTTTCTGGGGACATACTGTTTATGAATTTGATGAGATAGTTGTGCCATCTGGAATAAGTGAGATGTGGAGAGATAATGGGAGGGATAGATCTAATTTTCAAGGGATTTCACTAGATTATCATAGATTTATGTCTGAAGCTATTTTTAAATGTTATCTAGAGGAATACAAGATTATTAAGGAAATTACTCCAGATTTATATGTCACAACAAATCTAATGGGAACTTTTAAACCTTTAGATTATTTCAAATGGGCAGAAAAAATGGATGTGATATCTTGGGATAATTATCCTCAGCTAATAGATCCAATGTATGTTACTGCGCTAAGGCATGATCTTATGAGAGGTTTAAAGGATGGAAAGCCATTTATGCTTATGGAACAGACTCCAAGCCAACAAAACTGGCAGCCTTACAATGGCTTAAAACGCCCAGGTGTTATGAGACTTCAGAGTTATCAGGCTGTTGCTCATGGAGCAGATACAGTTATGTTTTTTCAACTAAGAAGATCTATTGGAGCATGTGAAAAGTATCATGGTGCAGTTATTGAACATGTTGGCCACGAAAATACAAGAGTATTTAGAGAATGTACTAAACTTGGAGAGGAGCTTAATGCACTTAAAGATAAAATAATTGATTCTAGAATAGAAGCAAAGGTGGCAATAGTCTTTGATTGGGAAAATTGGTGGGCGGTGGAGCTTTCAAGCGGTCCAACTATAGAGCTGAACTATATAAAGCAGATTGAGAAATATTACAAAGCTTTTCATGATAAAAACATAGCTATAGATTTTGTTAAATCAGAAGCGGATTTTTCTAAATATGACGTAGTTATTGCTCCACTACTATATATGGTTAAAAAAGGTGTTGCAGATAATATAGAAAATTTCGTAGAAAATGGAGGAACTTTTATAACTACTTTCTTTAGTGGAATAGTTAATGAAAATGACTTAGTTACCTTAGGGGGATATCCTGGTGAACTCAGAAAGGTTTTAGGTATTTGGGTAGAAGAAATAGATGCGCTTTTCCCTCATATGAAAAACAGTATAAAGGTAGTTAATAAAGCAATTAATTTAAGTAATGAATACAGCTGTGGAATGCTATGTGACATTCTTCATCTTGAAGGTGCTGAAGCAATAGCTCTTTATGGAAGTGATTTCTACAAGGATTCTCCTGTGTTAACTGAAAATAAGTTTGGAAAAGGAAAAGCATATTATATAGCTTCAGATCCAGAGGAACTGTTTATAAAAGACTTTATAGGACATGTATGTAACGAGAAAAATATATCATCAAGTTTTGAAAATATTGAGGGAGTGGAAATAACAGAAAGAGTAAAGCATGACCGTAAATATATATTTATACTAAATCATAATGAATACAGCGTAGAGCTTAAACTAAATAAAAATGCATATGTAGATCTTTTAACTGGAGATAAGAAATGTGAATCAGTCACAATAAATTCTAAGGATTTACTTATATTAGAGGATAAGATCTAA
- a CDS encoding SGNH/GDSL hydrolase family protein produces the protein MNFKNNCKVLFQGDSITDGNRTRDNDPNHFLGHGYAYIIAAKLGADEPEKNYEFFNRGVSGNRIIDLYGRWQEDTLNLNPDILSILVGVNDIVWELNIKAGISAEKYEKIYKLLIDETREKNPEVVIVICEPFILPVKGVKDNWNYWCEEIKKRQIAAMSIAKEYNCIFVPLQDEFNNACKRNEPEYWIWDGVHPTAAGHELIARKWIETINKSLK, from the coding sequence ATGAATTTTAAAAACAATTGTAAAGTTCTTTTTCAAGGTGATTCAATAACTGATGGTAATAGAACTCGTGATAATGATCCCAATCATTTCTTAGGTCATGGGTATGCATATATAATAGCTGCAAAACTTGGAGCTGATGAGCCAGAAAAGAATTATGAGTTTTTTAATAGAGGAGTAAGTGGTAACAGAATCATAGATTTATATGGTAGATGGCAGGAAGACACTTTAAATCTGAATCCGGATATATTAAGTATATTAGTTGGAGTAAATGATATAGTTTGGGAATTAAATATTAAAGCAGGAATCTCAGCTGAAAAATATGAAAAGATATATAAACTTCTTATCGATGAGACAAGAGAAAAGAATCCGGAAGTGGTAATTGTAATTTGCGAACCGTTCATTCTTCCAGTTAAAGGTGTGAAAGATAACTGGAACTATTGGTGTGAAGAGATAAAAAAACGGCAGATAGCAGCAATGAGTATTGCAAAAGAATATAATTGTATATTTGTGCCTTTGCAAGATGAATTCAATAATGCCTGTAAAAGGAATGAGCCAGAATATTGGATTTGGGATGGAGTACATCCAACTGCTGCAGGACACGAACTTATAGCAAGAAAATGGATTGAAACTATCAATAAGTCTTTGAAATAA